The Brevibacterium atlanticum genome segment TCGCTGATCGATGAGGTCGGATTGTGAACGTTCCGGACGGCGGGCGAAGTCGGGAGCGTGCTCAGGGGTGATGCCCATTCCGAGAATCCGCGCGGGGACGACCGTGAGTGCCGGGAACGTCTTGAGAAGCCATTCCACTGCCGCAGGCGGTCGGATGTCGCCGCCGTCTCGGACCACGGGTTCGATCATGCGGTGGATCCCGGCCTGCAGCACTTCGACGGCCTTCGTCGTCAGCAGTCGACGACGCTGCACCCGGCGCAGCTGCCTCGTACTCACCGTGCCGGCGCGCAGTGATTCGGCGAGGATTCGGGCCGTCGCCACACCGTCTTGGACCGCGAGATTGACGCCGACTCCACCGAGCGGACTCATCGCATGCACCGCATCGCCGATGCAGAGCAGACCGGGGACGAACCACCTCGGCGCTTCGCTGCGGCGCACGTCGAGGAGTCTGACGTCGTCGAAGTCGATCGCTCCGACGTCGTCGGCGAGGGCCGGGAAAGTGGCGGCCACAGCATCGCGCAGCGCCTCGATGCCCTCGGCCCGAAACCGTTCGTCAGCGCCCTTGGGAATGAGCCGGGCCATCTGCACGTGCCCGTCCCGCGGAATCGCGACGAAGACGTTCCTGCCATCGGATCGTGGGGCGACGGAATCGGGAAGCACCGCCTCGGTGTCGATGCGGAACCACCACACGTCGATCCCCGAGTGGAGTTCGCGCACGGGCAGGCCCGCCTCTTCCCTGGCGATCGACCACCGCCCGTCGGCGGCGATGACGAGCGGGGCGCGCAGCTCGTAGGCCGGCCGAGGACCGTGCGCGGACTGCGGACCCTCCGCGGCTCGCGGACCCGCCCCGTCCGGCCCCTGCACTCTCACCCCGACGACCCTCTCGTCCTCCCAGATCAGGGAGTTCATCTCGGCACCCATCCGCAGTTCGAAGCCCGGTTCGTCGTTGCCCGCCTCTGCGAGCAGATTGAGGAAGTCCCACTGCGGAGCGATGGTCATGAAGGGATGGGGAGCATTCAGCCTCGAGAGGTCGCCGAGGATGAATTCCTTCCCGGACCGGTCTGTGAGGCTGATGTTGGTCACCTGGCGATGCGCGATGCGAGCGAACCGGTGGTAGAGGCCGAGTTCGTCGAGCAGCCGCAGCGTCGACGGGTGGACGGTATCGCCGCGGAAGTCGCGGAAGAAGTCCGCGTGCTTCTCAAGGACGATGACCCGCACTCCTCCCCGTGCGAGCAGCAGCCCGGCGACGACTCCGGCCGGACCGCCTCCGGCGATGATGCAGTCAACGTGCTCGGTGTCGGCCATGACACTCTCCTCGGTTCGCGACTCGAAGGACTCACTCACCAGCCTAACCCTCGCGGTGAACAGTCGGTGTGAGGCGAGGAGAGTGGGACGTCGGACATGGGGTCAGATGCGGCCGGAAGCGCCGGCATTCATGCTCCGGTCCGCGGCATCCCTCCCGCCGTCTTCTCCGTGACGTCGAAGCGTTCGCGGTAACGGCCGGTGAGCAGACACCACTGCGAATACAGCGCCGTCGAGGAGTTGAACACCAGCAGAGTGAGCGGATAGAGCAGCCACTGCAGCCACATCGTCACGCGGCGTTCACGCGGAACGTGGACCGGCCGTGGCGGCAGCAGCGCATTGAACACGAGGACGGAGACGACGAGTCCGATCATGCCGAACTGCTGCACGATGCCCACGGTCATCGGCATCCGGTCCACCACCGAGGTGGCCTGTCCCGTCTGGGAGGCCACGACGAAGGGGATCCAACCGCCGATGGCGATGATGATCGAGATCGAGGCGAGGCTGACATGGCCTTCGAGCAGTGAGAGGAACCGGAGGACGCCCGGCCAGAACGGCGACCGCGCATCCGTGGCGAACACGCGCACCCCGACGTAGGGCACGTCCGAGGCTCCATAGGACCAGCGGCTGAGCTGTCTGAACTGGGCGACCATCGTGGCCGTGAACGTTCCCGCCTGCACCGCGTCCTGGAAGATCGGAACGTGAATGGGAACAACCCGGTAGTCGCCGTTGAAATGGAACCAGCTGCGCCAGTACTGGTGACCGTCCTCGACGATGGTCCGCTTCGACCAGAACCCCATCTCCACCAGCGCAGTGAGCGGCTGGGCATGTGAGGCGAAGTTGCGCAGAGCGAGCCGGCGAACCGTGGTGGTGAGGTTCCAGAAGCAGTTCGCGCTGGCCACCACCCGTGACGGCGCCGGCACGTCCCAGATGTTCGTGATGTAGAGGCTGATCGGCTGGAAGGACAGACGCTCTCGGTCCGGGGCGATCGCATATTCGTAGGCGACACAGTCGAAGTAGGACTCGTGCGGGATGTTGTCGCAGTCGAGGCTCGTGACGATCACCCGATGAGGGTCGATGGCCCGCTCGCGGACCCATTCGGCCAGGCGGTGTCCGGCGTAGGTGATGTTCGCGCCCTTGCCGGCGATCTCATCGGGCAGCGACGCCGGATGTTCGACGAGGACGAATGCCCCGAAACGATGCCCATATTCGGCGTCCAGACGGCGAGCGGTCTCGGCCATGGCCGGTCCGCCGCGTTCCTCGAACGCGAAGAAGACGAGCAGCCGATCCGGTGACGTCGAGGTGTGCAGCAGCGTACGGATCGTGTCGGCGATGACCGGATAAGGCTCGTTGTAGGCAGCAACGACGACGGCATGGAATAGGGACGAGGGCCGCATGATCGACCCCGGGTCGCCGGTGATCTGCTCGACGAGCACCTTATGCTCGGCAGCACGGAATCCCCCTCGCGGATGCGCCAAGGAGGGGCGCCCATCCATAGCCCGCTCGAGATCGGTCAGGCGGGCGGCCCAGTCCACCCGGGCAGCACGCCGATAGCGGAGGAACCCGCGGGTCACGTCGATCGCCCCGAGCATGGCTCGGGCGAACATCAGGCCGACGATCGAGAGAACATAGACTGCACCGACCATCGCATCGATGAACGGAAGGACGAAGACGAGGCCGACGGCGGTGAAGCTGATGATCGCCGGCAGCGCCTCGAAGAACCGGTACGCGGGAGAGCGCGGTCCCATCGGCAGTTCGAGATCGGCGGAAGTCTGTCGAGGACGTGGTTCCTCGGCGGGAACTGGTTCGGCAGCAGACTGGCGGTTGGCTCTCACTCTGTCGATCCTGC includes the following:
- a CDS encoding glycosyltransferase family protein — translated: MRANRQSAAEPVPAEEPRPRQTSADLELPMGPRSPAYRFFEALPAIISFTAVGLVFVLPFIDAMVGAVYVLSIVGLMFARAMLGAIDVTRGFLRYRRAARVDWAARLTDLERAMDGRPSLAHPRGGFRAAEHKVLVEQITGDPGSIMRPSSLFHAVVVAAYNEPYPVIADTIRTLLHTSTSPDRLLVFFAFEERGGPAMAETARRLDAEYGHRFGAFVLVEHPASLPDEIAGKGANITYAGHRLAEWVRERAIDPHRVIVTSLDCDNIPHESYFDCVAYEYAIAPDRERLSFQPISLYITNIWDVPAPSRVVASANCFWNLTTTVRRLALRNFASHAQPLTALVEMGFWSKRTIVEDGHQYWRSWFHFNGDYRVVPIHVPIFQDAVQAGTFTATMVAQFRQLSRWSYGASDVPYVGVRVFATDARSPFWPGVLRFLSLLEGHVSLASISIIIAIGGWIPFVVASQTGQATSVVDRMPMTVGIVQQFGMIGLVVSVLVFNALLPPRPVHVPRERRVTMWLQWLLYPLTLLVFNSSTALYSQWCLLTGRYRERFDVTEKTAGGMPRTGA
- a CDS encoding FAD-dependent oxidoreductase — protein: MADTEHVDCIIAGGGPAGVVAGLLLARGGVRVIVLEKHADFFRDFRGDTVHPSTLRLLDELGLYHRFARIAHRQVTNISLTDRSGKEFILGDLSRLNAPHPFMTIAPQWDFLNLLAEAGNDEPGFELRMGAEMNSLIWEDERVVGVRVQGPDGAGPRAAEGPQSAHGPRPAYELRAPLVIAADGRWSIAREEAGLPVRELHSGIDVWWFRIDTEAVLPDSVAPRSDGRNVFVAIPRDGHVQMARLIPKGADERFRAEGIEALRDAVAATFPALADDVGAIDFDDVRLLDVRRSEAPRWFVPGLLCIGDAVHAMSPLGGVGVNLAVQDGVATARILAESLRAGTVSTRQLRRVQRRRLLTTKAVEVLQAGIHRMIEPVVRDGGDIRPPAAVEWLLKTFPALTVVPARILGMGITPEHAPDFARRPERSQSDLIDQRQ